From Coffea arabica cultivar ET-39 chromosome 9c, Coffea Arabica ET-39 HiFi, whole genome shotgun sequence, one genomic window encodes:
- the LOC113708002 gene encoding uncharacterized protein: MDEHDDVGSVASVADFSTVTVTMPSRDGTLMGNMACEGQVDEQSYNGGDGEEIMIEVVGSDVLVDGVSGHGDGLGRVMESFANEVVVGGDIGSREVGDLGGQLWDDRTHTVVEGFQDFPQMLDDTSGEVVGEEEVEVTPGLSGEQTNVDVAQRVEASATDEGEGVLVEGKVVEEAELVDGGDKATGDIAQDTGVLDDEVWNPGIDTVVASSCTEADREQDKVGQKEASKTNEEGDTGRSDEVLDGGVTRSSLQTLGKDQISAVEMTISEACDKDTSSHASAEFNNDPAEDVLGRHLGVATAEESLVPGTAGTQTIANDQILHSSGEGQAIEDDKVADNIASQGNMGAETLPFSELPNENVDGGVASVVSSVSLTDSLNTVGEDTFRGTKVGAGSKSEAVAGMEPECSIRKTENVEEGEIPAGGNFQDSGVEPEAPLSDEKSESISHTQDALKEEKVRGSHGDAHAAPEPSVEQSLVVERGEWIGMDIDEVLDFKDEALLMDAPDASLCPVRNTEEHSEKPVMTPDPADSAAKATSLGDNSHLKDIKPNLDFRGDDEVVKSDSEISKEHGQVATECAEVINKKKGANFSEVSGGNEPVQKNEQLNTLDVIDGDEKEVALESSSVSCSEQNGNAVPMEASVESQVAVEVPVCDAIDRRPLLTELDENIEKEGVSKGKGSFLSSDTKEGAKVEVSNATFQRIDSNAEVTTSIQGDKTEVVAQISETLSHEVQVDQTKDTLNQGAYASLSNAQDSDRSEGAGVSECLHGEVDIGSHETFQPNGDRTNRTAESGTVSQLVESKSECCETNGNDVMQIDIPNALMQVDIPDTKSLEDQKDIGVGEHYQHDGQVDHKEQDLSSPENASEADPTERMEEKTEKLPSLLSIHQAGYFSPPQNENEFSITDLVWGKVRSHPWWPGQISDPAYASEKAVKYYKKDCFLVAYFGDRTFAWNDASLLKPFRPHFSQIEKQSNSEAFQNAVSCALDEVKRRVELGLACSCIQRDAFEKIEYQIVENTGIREESSRRKGVDKTTGADSFEPDKLLQYMRSLAESPFCSVDRLELVLAQAQLTAFCHFKGYREPPVFEGRDATFERDATTLALNDAVDESVPVSNDEEQLPSSHKRKQNLKDSVHTRKERSLSELMSDREYSPDSEDYSDGKALSKSGKKRKAVDSLNDGLDRRITFYAAKVSTTSSSPKPSFKVGDCIRRVASQLTGSAPILKGHNDQTGTDASLLANEESQQGLTVVPSEISSLEEMLAQLQLAGRDPKKGYSFLSNIIIFFSGFRNSIVRKHTSVGRPGGSRKRKANHTTGGYTEEFEFDDVNDSYWTDRIVQNYSEEQLLQNNENGETDYQLVVSEPTRVHKSGRRSQSRKRYSTGNYEMSADEQPEDADRKKFEVSPAELILTFSEGDRLPSEINLNNMFRRFGALKEYETEVDRDSHRARVIFKRGADAEAACSSAGRINIFGSMVVGYQLSYSSSTTSSTLPLLMLQGSEDAT; the protein is encoded by the coding sequence ATGGATGAGCATGATGATGTGGGTTCAGTAGCTAGTGTTGCAGACTTTTCTACTGTGACTGTTACCATGCCTAGTCGTGATGGAACCCTGATGGGAAATATGGCTTGTGAGGGACAGGTAGATGAGCAATCTTATAACGGGGGAGATGGAGAGGAGATAATGATAGAGGTTGTGGGTTCTGATGTCCTTGTTGATGGTGTGAGCGGTCATGGTGATGGTTTGGGAAGAGTTATGGAGTCTTTTGCAAATGAAGTTGTGGTAGGGGGTGATATTGGGTCAAGAGAAGTTGGGGATTTGGGTGGCCAACTGTGGGATGATAGGACTCATACCGTGGTTGAAGGGTTTCAGGATTTTCCGCAGATGTTGGATGACACATCTGGGGAGGTTGTTGGTGAGGAGGAAGTTGAGGTGACTCCAGGTTTATCTGGTGAGCAAACAAATGTGGATGTTGCACAGAGGGTAGAGGCGAGTGCTACAGATGAGGGAGAGGGTGTGTTGGTTGAGGGGAAGGTGGTAGAGGAAGCAGAATTGGTTGATGGAGGTGATAAAGCAACGGGGGATATAGCACAAGACACTGGTGTTTTGGATGATGAGGTCTGGAATCCTGGAATCGATACTGTTGTTGCATCTTCATGTACAGAAGCAGATCGCGAGCAAGACAAAGTAGGTCAGAAGGAAGCTTCTAAAACGAATGAAGAAGGGGATACGGGTCGCAGTGATGAAGTTCTGGATGGTGGTGTAACTAGGAGCAGTTTACAGACTCTGGGGAAAGATCAGATTTCTGCGGTTGAGATGACAATTTCAGAGGCTTGTGATAAAGATACTTCGAGTCATGCAAGCGCTGAATTTAATAATGATCCAGCAGAAGATGTTCTTGGCAGGCATTTGGGGGTGGCTACTGCAGAAGAAAGCTTAGTTCCTGGCACTGCAGGTACACAGACTATTGCAAATGATCAAATTCTTCATTCTTCTGGAGAGGGTCAGGCAATAGAGGATGACAAGGTTGCTGACAACATTGCAAGTCAAGGTAATATGGGAGCAGAGACACTGCCTTTTTCTGAGCTGCCTAATGAAAATGTTGATGGTGGAGTTGCATCAGTCGTTAGCAGTGTCTCCTTAACGGACAGCTTAAATACTGTTGGAGAGGATACTTTCAGAGGCACAAAGGTTGGTGCAGGATCAAAGAGTGAGGCTGTTGCAGGAATGGAACCTGAGTGTTCTATTAGAAAAACCGAAAATGTTGAAGAGGGAGAAATTCCTGCTGGTGGGAATTTTCAGGACTCTGGTGTTGAGCCTGAAGCTCCACTTTCTGATGAAAAAAGTGAGAGCATAAGCCACACACAAGATGCTTTGAAGGAGGAAAAAGTACGTGGAAGTCATGGGGATGCTCACGCTGCACCAGAGCCATCAGTTGAGCAGTCTTTGGTTGTTGAAAGAGGAGAATGGATTGGAATGGACATTGACGAGGTACTGGATTTCAAAGATGAAGCACTTCTCATGGATGCTCCTGATGCAAGTTTATGTCCTGTACGAAATACTGAAGAACATTCTGAGAAACCAGTAATGACGCCTGACCCTGCAGACAGTGCTGCAAAGGCCACCAGCCTTGGAGACAACTCTCATTTGAAGGATATCAAGCCTAATTTAGATTTCAGAGGAGATGATGAAGTTGTGAAATCAGACTCGGAAATCTCCAAAGAGCATGGACAGGTGGCCACAGAATGTGCTGaagtaataaataaaaaaaaaggtgcaaactTCAGTGAAGTTTCAGGTGGGAATGAACCTGTGCAAAAGAATGAGCAGTTAAACACATTGGATGTCATTGATGGGGATGAAAAGGAAGTTGCCTTGGAGTCAAGTTCAGTCTCATGTAGTGAACAAAATGGTAATGCTGTTCCCATGGAAGCCTCTGTTGAGTCTCAAGTGGCTGTGGAGGTTCCTGTATGTGATGCTATAGACAGGAGGCCTCTTTTAACAGAATTAGATGAAAACATTGAGAAAGAGGGTGTAAGCAAGGGTAAAGGCAGTTTTTTAAGCAGTGATACTAAAGAAGGTGCTAAAGTGGAAGTATCTAATGCTACTTTTCAAAGAATAGACTCAAATGCTGAGGTTACGACGTCCATTCAAGGTGATAAAACAGAGGTAGTTGCTCAAATAAGTGAAACACTCTCACATGAGGTGCAGGTTGATCAGACTAAAGATACATTAAATCAAGGAGCTTATGCTTCTCTCTCTAATGCTCAAGATTCTGATCGATCTGAAGGCGCAGGTGTTTCTGAATGTCTCCATGGCGAGGTTGATATTGGCAGTCATGAAACTTTTCAGCCAAATGGGGATCGAACCAATAGAACAGCAGAATCTGGTACAGTGTCTCAGTTGGTTGAAAGCAAAAGTGAATGCTGCGAGACCAATGGTAATGATGTAATGCAGATTGATATTCCTAATGCTCTGATGCAGGTTGATATTCCAGATACTAAGTCTTTAGAGGACCAGAAAGATATAGGAGTTGGAGAACATTACCAGCATGATGGACAGGTTGACCATAAAGAGCAAGATTTATCAAGTCCAGAAAATGCTTCTGAGGCGGACCCAACAGAAAGAAtggaagagaaaacagaaaagcTTCCAAGCTTGCTGAGTATACATCAAGCTGGATATTTTTCGCCACCACAGAATGAAAATGAATTCTCCATAACAGATTTAGTCTGGGGAAAAGTCAGAAGCCATCCTTGGTGGCCTGGACAAATATCTGATCCTGCTTATGCTTCGGAGAAGGCAGTCAAATATTACAAAAAGGACTGTTTTCTTGTAGCATATTTTGGAGACCGAACTTTTGCTTGGAATGATGCATCTCTACTAAAGCCCTTCCGGCCACATTTCTCTCAGATAGAGAAGCAAAGTAACTCAGAAGCATTTCAAAATGCTGTCAGCTGTGCTTTGGATGAGGTTAAAAGACGTGTTGAGCTAGGTCTAGCCTGCTCTTGTATACAAAGAGATGCATTTGAAAAGATTGAATATCAGATCGTTGAAAACACTGGGATCCGAGAGGAATCAAGCAGAAGAAAGGGTGTCGACAAAACTACTGGAGCAGACTCTTTTGAACCTGATAAACTTTTGCAGTATATGAGATCACTTGCAGAGTCACCATTCTGTTCAGTTGATAGACTAGAACTGGTGCTTGCTCAAGCTCAGCTCACTGCTTTTTGTCATTTCAAGGGATATCGTGAACCACCTGTCTTTGAGGGAAGGGATGCAACATTTGAAAGGGATGCAACGACTTTGGCATTGAATGATGCAGTTGATGAATCAGTCCCTGTTTCCAATGACGAGGAGCAACTACCATCTTCTCATAAGAGAAAACAGAATTTGAAAGATAGCGTGCATACTCGGAAGGAGAGAAGTTTGTCAGAGTTGATGAGTGACCGGGAATATTCTCCGGATAGTGAAGATTATTCAGATGGTAAAGCTCTGAGTAAATCcgggaagaaaaggaaagcagTCGATTCTCTGAATGATGGATTAGATAGGAGAATAACTTTTTATGCTGCAAAAGTTTCTACGACATCTTCAAGTCCTAAGCCATCGTTTAAAGTTGGTGATTGTATTCGTAGAGTAGCCAGCCAACTGACTGGGTCTGCTCCAATTTTGAAAGGCCATAATGATCAAACTGGAACTGATGCTTCTCTGCTAGCAAACGAGGAATCCCAACAAGGACTTACAGTTGTTCCATCAGAAATTTCTTCTTTGGAGGAGATGCTAGCCCAACTTCAGTTGGCAGGTCGTGATCCAAAGAAAGGGTACAGTTTTTTGAGTAAcattattattttcttctcaGGCTTTAGAAATTCAATTGTTAGGAAGCACACATCTGTTGGGAGACCTGGGGGTAGTAGAAAGAGAAAGGCTAATCATACAACTGGAGGATATACTGaagaatttgaatttgatgatGTCAATGATTCTTATTGGACTGACAGAATTGTTCAAAATTACTCTGAGGAGCAATTACTACAGAATAATGAGAACGGTGAGACGGATTATCAGCTTGTGGTTTCTGAGCCTACTAGAGTCCATAAATCTGGCCGGAGGTCACAGTCTAGAAAGAGATATTCTACTGGAAATTATGAAATGTCAGCAGATGAACAACCAGAGGATGCTGATCGGAAAAAGTTTGAAGTATCACCAGCTGAACTTATATTAACCTTTTCCGAAGGAGATCGTCTCCCATCAGAGATAAATTTGAATAACATGTTCAGAAGGTTTGGGGCGCTGAAAGAATATGAGACTGAAGTTGATCGTGATTCTCATCGTGCCAGAGTAATTTTTAAAAGGGGTGCTGATGCAGAAGCTGCTTGTAGTAGTGCAGGAAGGATCAATATTTTTGGGTCAATGGTCGTCGGTTACCAGCTTAGCTACTCTTCATCAACCACTTCTAGCACTTTGCCCCTTCTTATGTTGCAAGGATCAGAAGATGCAACCTGA